A stretch of DNA from Candidatus Tiamatella incendiivivens:
ATTGTGAATATTGCTGTGCCTTCGAGTATGTAGAAGTGTTCTGTCACTGTTTCATGGTAGTGAGGCTTTGTCCCTTGGCCGGGTTCCATGTTTATTTCAACGAACTCTATTGACTTATCTTGAGGGTGGTGTATTACGGCTCTTTTGTAACCCCAGGGCTTACTATACATCCTTTCATTATACTTGTAGTGTTCGGGCAATTACTCCACCCCGTGGTATTGTGTTGCGGCCTTGTTGTTTAATTATATTCGCCTTTGCTACTGGCTTGTAATGAGCATTGTCTATTGGTATAATTGTTTACTTTGAAATTATATCATGGGTTTTAGTTGTTTTTAATTTAGCTTCTGATGGAATCCGGGATGGAGGATTTTGCCGGTTTTCTTGTTAATGTTTTATTAGGGCTTCCCTTGCTTTCCCGTCTGTTCTTAAGAGTTCGCTGTCTGCTTCCCATGCTTCTATGAGTCATCTATCCCTGTGTAAAAACCATTTTTCACTTTGCTCTCTTACCATTATTGCTTCCCATCCGCGTGTCTGACTGCGTCTCTGAGGTTTCTAGATCGTTCTTCCCGTAGTGTATCCGGTATGCTCATATTTCTAGCCTCTTGACTCTAGTATAGATGTGTTTACTCCAGGTTTTTCCGCCCATTTATTCAACTATGTCGATTGTACAGAAAAAAGTCATTATACACGGTTATGTTCACTTAGAATCAGGATCAATATAATGTATGGAGAATTTAAGGTAGCTGAATACTTAAATAATGAGTTTGTGTAATTATTTAGGTTAATGCAATATGTTTTGGGTAGATATATTATACAAGGTATATGGAAAAGCTGTATCTATCCTTGAGTTGATTGTATTGATACTGAGCTTATAAGAGGATTCTTTTTAATAGTGGAATTTCCGTGGGAAAATTTTTTAAACAATCTTGTTCCTGTTAGATCATTCTGGTGATATCTTTGCGCCAATGGATATAGCGGGGATCCGAGCCCCGCAGTATGAGGATATAATCCCCACGTCCTGGTATAATATTCTTCCAGACCTTCCCGGCCAACTCCCACCTCCTCTGAAGCCCAACGGTGAACATGTAAAACCAGAGGATTTAGAGTCTATATTCCCCAAATCAATCATTGAACAGGAAATGTCTTCAGAGAGATATATAGCTATTCCACCAGAGTTGAGGAGGACCTACATGGAGATAGGAAGGCCGACGCCTTTGTTTAGAGCTGTTAACCTAGAGAAATATCTCGGTACTCCTTCAAGGATATACTATAAATATGAGGGAGTCCTCCCGACGGGATCCCATAAAATAAATACTGCATTAGCCCAGGCTTACTATAATAAAGTCGAAGGAGTGAAGAGGCTGACAACAGAGACTGGTGCTGGACAGTGGGGATCTGCACTAGCGCTGGCATCCATTCTTTTCGGGCTAAAGTTAAGAGTCTACATGGTGAAAATCAGCTATATACAAAAACCATACCGTCAAACTGTTATGAGAACTTATGGAGCCGAGGTGGTACCCAGTCCAAGCGATTTAACAGAGGCAGGCCGGAGAATCCTCGCTGAGGATCCAGATAATCCTGGAAGCCTGGGTATAGCTATTAGTGAAGCTGTCGAGGATGCTGTGTCGAGGGATGATACTAAATACAGTCTAGGATCAGTACTCAATCACGTTCTCCTACATCAAACTATCATAGGATTAGAGGCTAAAAAACAGGTTGAAGAACTTGGCGTCTACCCGGACGTGATTGTAGGTGCAGTGGGAGGCGGAAGTAATTATGCAGGTATAGCGTACCCGTTTCTCTATGACAAGCTGAAGGGCAGAAGTGAGACGAAGTTCATTGCTGTAGAGCCTGTAGCTTCTCCTACTATGACTAGGGGTGAAAGAAGGTACGACTATGGTGATACAGCTGGCCTAACACCGCTGTTATTAATGCATACAATAGGGCACAGGTTTATTCCGCCTCCAATACATGCAGGTGGCTTAAGATACCATGGTCTGGCACCTACGTTAAGCCTCCTAGTAAACCACGGGTACGTCGAGCCATTAGCATATAAGCAGACGGAAGTATTCGATGCTGCCGTAAAATTCGCTAGGCTTGAAGGCATTATACCTGCCCCAGAGTCAGCTCACGCCGTAAAGGCTGTAATGGATTTAGCATTGAATTACAGGGAGAAAGGGAGTGAAAAGGTAATTCTGTTCAACTTAAGTGGGCATGGACTTCTAGATCTATCTGGCTACCAGGATTATTTCGATGGTAAACTGGCTGACGTAGCGCCGGAGAATATTGATCTATCCTATCTTCCTAACATTGAGGGGTGAGCGCCTATTGTGGATAAACGCATCCTCCTTTCCTACCATGAAGACATTAAGCCTCACGAGGAGATAATCTTTTCCAATCATAGAAGGCTTCTCAGGAACATTGAAAGAACAGGCGTCATATATAGGCCTGTAATAGTTGACAAGGATACCCTTACAATAATAGATGGCCATCACCGGTATCAGACTTTAGTATCCCTTGGATACAAATTCATCCCGGTAGTTCAAGCAGACTATATGAACGATATTTATCAGATAAAACCTCCTATAATAAAGATCAATATGAATACTGATATTTTACTAGATTTAATTGAACACCAAGTCAAGCGAGGGCCAGGGAACCTCTTTTTGATAGGTGCTGATAAGAGGGTAGTGGTCTTGAGGAAGGATCCATTGGATACTTATTATATGTTAAAGGATATTGCGATGATATCGGTGGGTAAGGAAAGAAAGGGTTATACCAGGATAATACCCCCAAAACTGGATCCTTACGATGTTAGGAAAGCCGCAGGCTCTAAAGGGCTGCTACCTCCTAAGTCGACCATACATATAACCCGTCTGAAGAACTATTATCACCCTATCCGGCTATCATCCTTGGAGTGAAAAAACTAGCCCTTTTTAATTGAAGGATCTTTCTTGGTTTATAGAGGTTTGATTATAACTATTCTTCGAGGTGATTGTGTAAATAAATGATACCGGACTATTAGGGGTCACGTGTAACTGGGGTTGCTATCGGTTTTGCGCACAGCATCCATTTTCTATGCGTGCGTTACTGATTCTAGTTCTCTTAGAATGGCATATAGATCTTCTC
This window harbors:
- a CDS encoding ParB N-terminal domain-containing protein, producing the protein MDKRILLSYHEDIKPHEEIIFSNHRRLLRNIERTGVIYRPVIVDKDTLTIIDGHHRYQTLVSLGYKFIPVVQADYMNDIYQIKPPIIKINMNTDILLDLIEHQVKRGPGNLFLIGADKRVVVLRKDPLDTYYMLKDIAMISVGKERKGYTRIIPPKLDPYDVRKAAGSKGLLPPKSTIHITRLKNYYHPIRLSSLE
- a CDS encoding TrpB-like pyridoxal phosphate-dependent enzyme, which produces MDIAGIRAPQYEDIIPTSWYNILPDLPGQLPPPLKPNGEHVKPEDLESIFPKSIIEQEMSSERYIAIPPELRRTYMEIGRPTPLFRAVNLEKYLGTPSRIYYKYEGVLPTGSHKINTALAQAYYNKVEGVKRLTTETGAGQWGSALALASILFGLKLRVYMVKISYIQKPYRQTVMRTYGAEVVPSPSDLTEAGRRILAEDPDNPGSLGIAISEAVEDAVSRDDTKYSLGSVLNHVLLHQTIIGLEAKKQVEELGVYPDVIVGAVGGGSNYAGIAYPFLYDKLKGRSETKFIAVEPVASPTMTRGERRYDYGDTAGLTPLLLMHTIGHRFIPPPIHAGGLRYHGLAPTLSLLVNHGYVEPLAYKQTEVFDAAVKFARLEGIIPAPESAHAVKAVMDLALNYREKGSEKVILFNLSGHGLLDLSGYQDYFDGKLADVAPENIDLSYLPNIEG